A region of Drosophila mauritiana strain mau12 chromosome 3L, ASM438214v1, whole genome shotgun sequence DNA encodes the following proteins:
- the LOC117141026 gene encoding peptidyl-prolyl cis-trans isomerase D, protein MEERKLLRPVKSTNPLVYLDISIGKEDAGRMIIELRKDVVPKTAENFRALCTGECGIGTLGKPLHYKGTKFHKIKRVFVVQSGDVVKNDGSSGESIYGPVFDDENFELSHSEEGVVSMANYGKPNSNNSQFFISAAGCENLNGTNVVVGRVLRGLGIVAEMEQNCNDEGDPTAVIVIRDCGEIAHNEDWGIECNDETADKLPAYPQDWPRKLDKFAADGAVELLTGIRQSGNHFYQLGRYHEARAKYRKANRYYHYLSRQFGWQQLNPLKKHLVDEDLLKVDGFSVVNNINAAAVDLKIGNYTSAREVCNEAIRRDPKCSKAFYRRAQAQRGLRNYEEAINDLKTAHNLLPENKQILNELNSTKQLLAQYNRQQRNALKNLFA, encoded by the exons ATGGAGGAACGCAAGCTGCTCCGTCCGGTGAAATCAACAAATCCACTGGTCTACCTGGACATTTCCATTGGCAAGGAGGATG CGGGTCGCATGATAATTGAACTGCGCAAGGATGTTGTGCCGAAGACAGCGGAAAATTTCCGTGCCCTGTGCACGGGCGAATGTGGTATCGGTACTCTGGGCAAACCGCTCCACTACAAGGGCACAAAGTTCCACAAGATCAAGCGAGTCTTCGTCGTCCAGAGCGGGGATGTGGTCAAGAACGATGGAAGTAGCGGCGAGAGCATCTACGGACCAGTTTTCGATGACGAGAACTTTGAACTCTCA CACAGCGAAGAGGGCGTGGTCAGCATGGCCAACTACGGGAAGCCGAACTCCAACAACTCGCAGTTTTTCATTTCGGCCGCAGGCTGTGAGAATCTAAATGGAACAAACGTAGTCGTAGGTCGTGTCTTACGTGGCTTGGGTATCGTAGCTGAAATGGAACAAAACTGCAATGACGAAGGCGATCCGACGGCGGTGATCGTGATACGGGACTGCGGAGAGATAGCTCACAACGAGGACTGGGGCATCGAGTGCAACGACGAGACGGCGGACAAGTTGCCTGCCTATCCCCAAGACTGGCCGCGCAAGCTTGACAAGTTCGCA GCTGATGGGGCGGTGGAGCTTCTCACGGGCATTCGCCAATCGGGCAATCACTTCTATCAGCTTGGCCGCTATCACGAAGCGCGGGCAAAATATCGCAAGGCGAACCGCTACTATCATTACCTGAGCAGACAGTTCGGCTGGCAGCAGCTGAATCCCCTCAAAAAACACCTTGTCGATGAAGATCTGCTCAAGGTCGACGGCTTTTCCGTGGTAAACAACATTAATGCAGCCGCTGTGGACCTAAAAATTGGCAACTATACGAGCGCTAGAGAAGTTTGCAATGAAGCCATTCGCCGAGATCCGAAGTGTAGCAAGGCTTTCTATCGACGCGCTCAGGCGCAACGCGGATTGCGCAACTACGAGGAGGCCATAAACGATTTGAAAACGGCTCACAATCTCCTGCCGGAGAATAAACAGATCCTAAATGAACTGAACAGCACCAAGCAGCTCCTGGCCCAGTACAACCGACAACAACGAAATGCCCTTAAAAATCTATTTGCCTAG